A stretch of the Apis mellifera strain DH4 unplaced genomic scaffold, Amel_HAv3.1 GroupUN_248, whole genome shotgun sequence genome encodes the following:
- the LOC727524 gene encoding outer dense fiber protein 3, translating into MVRDLGPGPGAHYPELCPPMNHKIRAPAYSIKSRSRIKFDDIGPGPNAYILPTCIGPKIPDKVAQGAFSIAGIHRIKEEDVGPGPAAYRNIRTDLVKRSAPAFSLKWRTHLAELELSPGPRYYPLYNTGRRQPMYSFGIRHSECAGLPITDIDED; encoded by the exons atgg taagAGATCTTGGACCAGGACCAGGAGCACATTATCCAGAATTGTGTCCGCCAATGAATCACAAAATTAGAGCTCCTGCTTATAGTATTAAGTCTAgaagtagaataaaatttgatgatattGGACCTGGTCCAAATGCATATATCTTGCCAACTTGTATAGGACCAAAAATTCCTGACAAAGTAGCTCAAGGCGCCTTTTCtat agCTGGAATTCatagaattaaagaagaagatgtTGGTCCTGGTCCAGCAGcttatagaaatattcgaaCTGATCTTGTAAAACGTAGTGCTCCAGCATTTAGCTTAAAATGGAGGACTCATTTAGCAGAATTAGAATTAAGTCCAGGTCCACGATATTATCCTCTATATAATACTGGAAGACGACAACCTATGTATTCTTTTGGAATAAGACACAGTGAATGTGCTGGTTTGCCTATCACAGATATAGATGAAGATTAA
- the LOC725444 gene encoding outer dense fiber protein 3-B yields MPPKTDTEIQTKPDKKVGGFSCTYKSPGPKYKLKTLVGYKEHCLSRHRNPAYTFGIRHHVFEECLSPGPKYILDRPKRNGFSFGLVGKTFGKLFFSILLVPFCGPGPKYLLPSPKGPSFTIKSRTKTRQTCVTPGPISVTLPRAGPAFYIGQRLPVLKRDCVPGPKIYNDVLVKQRAPMYSMSYRHPIKEICRSPGPKYNLKFGKTPPIYSFGIKHSECAPPYFIECDDQC; encoded by the exons ATGCCACCAAAAACAGATACAGAAATTCAAACCAAACCAGATAAAAAAGTAGGAGGTTTTTCATGCacttataaaa gtcCGGGTCCCAAATATAAACTCAAAACTCTCGTCGGTTACAAAGAGCATTGTCTTTCCAGACATCGAAATCCAGCATATACATTTGGTATAAGACATCATGTTTTTGAAGAATGCTTATCACCAGgaccaaaatatatattagacaGACCTAAGCGTAATGGTTTTTCATTTGGATTAGTTGGAAAGACTtttggtaaatt atttttttctattttattagtaCCTTTTTGTGGTCCTGgtccaaaatatttattgccaAGTCCAAAAGGACCatcttttacaataaaatcaaGAACGAAAACTAGACAAACTTGTGTTACTCCAGGTCCTATTTCTGTAACCCTTCCTCGAGCAGGTCCTGCTTTTTACAT AGGACAACGTTTACCTGTTCTAAAACGTGATTGTGTACCGGGtcccaaaatttataatgatgtaTTGGTTAAACAAAGAGCTCCAATGTACAGTATGTCTTATAGGCAtcctataaaagaaatttgtcgTTCTCCAGGtccaaaatataatcttaaatttggaaaaacaCCTCCTATATACTCTTTTGGAATCAAACATAGTGAATGCGCTCCAccttattttattgaatgtgATGACCAATgttaa